From Humisphaera borealis, the proteins below share one genomic window:
- a CDS encoding gamma carbonic anhydrase family protein, with the protein MPRFSRTPENWFLADNATVCGDVTLGELCSVWFTAVVRGDVAPIVLGRRVNVQDGAVIHCDSGLPNIIGNDVTIGHRAVVHGGSVGDGTLIGMGSVVLSRSQIGRECLIAAGAVVPPGMQVPDRMLVAGVPGKVLREVTEKDLEYMRWLTTHYVGLAERYTIEDDVRPRNP; encoded by the coding sequence ATGCCCCGCTTTTCCCGCACCCCCGAAAACTGGTTCCTCGCCGACAACGCCACCGTCTGCGGCGACGTGACGCTCGGTGAGTTATGCAGTGTCTGGTTTACGGCTGTCGTGCGGGGGGATGTCGCGCCTATCGTGCTGGGCCGGCGGGTGAACGTTCAGGACGGGGCGGTCATTCACTGCGACAGCGGTCTGCCGAACATCATTGGTAACGACGTGACGATCGGGCACCGGGCGGTGGTGCACGGCGGTTCCGTCGGGGACGGAACGCTGATCGGGATGGGGTCGGTCGTGCTGAGTCGCTCTCAGATCGGCAGGGAGTGTCTGATTGCTGCCGGAGCGGTGGTGCCACCGGGGATGCAGGTCCCCGATCGCATGTTGGTTGCAGGGGTCCCCGGGAAAGTCCTACGTGAGGTCACGGAGAAAGATCTGGAATACATGCGGTGGTTGACGACGCACTATGTGGGTCTGGCCGAGCGGTACACGATCGAAGACGACGTTCGGCCGCGGAACCCCTGA
- a CDS encoding response regulator, which translates to MARVIIYDRCVLAARETALRLRRRHQLEASAVHATDFDLTFDDGPHPSLVITELQMPMFSGFELIRRVRSAYKSSELPIIAYTAIDDAIAWQQARDLGADRVIFRNSQDAMLRLDVAVSDLLHEPEVARPSRSQGRLLRFFLPGRATAAAA; encoded by the coding sequence ATGGCCCGAGTGATCATTTACGATCGTTGCGTATTGGCCGCCCGCGAAACCGCGTTGCGGCTGCGTCGCAGGCATCAACTGGAGGCGTCGGCCGTCCACGCGACCGATTTCGACCTGACGTTCGACGACGGACCGCACCCGTCGTTGGTCATCACCGAACTGCAGATGCCGATGTTCAGCGGGTTTGAACTGATCCGCAGGGTGCGGTCGGCGTACAAGTCGTCGGAACTGCCGATCATCGCGTACACGGCGATCGATGATGCGATCGCCTGGCAGCAGGCGCGTGATCTTGGCGCCGACCGGGTGATTTTCCGAAACAGCCAGGACGCGATGTTGCGGCTGGATGTGGCGGTGTCGGACCTGCTGCACGAGCCGGAGGTGGCACGTCCGTCGCGCTCTCAGGGACGATTGCTGCGGTTTTTCCTGCCCGGCCGAGCGACCGCCGCCGCGGCCTGA